The following coding sequences are from one Granulicella arctica window:
- a CDS encoding ABC transporter ATP-binding protein, with the protein MTDATTNVKDESPWRERVRALKNMPPVLYILWESGPGVVTWGLLLRVVVAVLPFAIAKVAAFIIQDIADVIRGQHLAANFWSLVIAEVSLNVVLGLLTRAIDYTDSLLANRYTQHVSVKVMEQAARLDLTTYENPIFYDRLERARVQATDRLAMIQQMGRLFQQVITTLVFSAALAWASPWLVLLLALGVLPSFLGETHYAFLGYAKNFRQTTAKRQMDYLRQMAGSREGAKEVKLFGLNKFFTERFQRLANQIYVEDVALSRAKLIVGGLLGIIGTLGYYGAYVYVIWRTLRGGYNLADFTFLTAAIQQASSNLQQVFSTASGIADQALFLTDLLAFFEMEPLVRSKPNGLSTPEPIKLGFEFKNVSFTYPGTNRTVLHNFNFHLHPGERIALIGENGQGKTTVVKLITRLYDPTEGQILLDGVDLREYSLEDLHRHIGVIFQDFMRFEMTARENIAVGRVDRQHQQEDIESAAHKSLADTVVAKLGGGYDQMLGRRFEGGVELSGGEWQKIALARAYLRDADLLILDEPTAALDARSELEVFERFAELTEGKMALLISHRFSTVRMADRIVVLSGGRLIEEGNHQKLMEKGGLYAEMFEMQAASYR; encoded by the coding sequence ATGACCGATGCAACAACGAATGTAAAAGACGAGAGCCCATGGCGGGAGCGAGTTCGTGCGCTCAAGAATATGCCGCCGGTCCTATACATCCTCTGGGAGTCCGGACCGGGCGTGGTGACATGGGGGCTCCTGCTGCGCGTCGTCGTCGCGGTGCTGCCCTTCGCTATCGCCAAGGTGGCGGCGTTCATCATCCAGGACATCGCGGATGTAATCCGTGGCCAGCATCTTGCGGCTAATTTCTGGTCGCTGGTTATTGCCGAGGTCTCGCTCAATGTGGTTCTGGGGCTGCTAACGCGGGCGATCGACTATACCGATTCGTTATTAGCAAATCGGTACACCCAACACGTGAGCGTGAAGGTGATGGAGCAGGCGGCGCGGCTCGACCTGACTACCTACGAGAATCCGATCTTCTATGACCGGCTGGAACGGGCGCGGGTGCAGGCTACGGACCGGCTGGCAATGATCCAGCAGATGGGACGGCTCTTTCAACAGGTTATTACGACGTTGGTCTTCTCCGCTGCACTGGCGTGGGCGTCGCCCTGGCTGGTGCTGCTACTGGCGCTTGGGGTGCTGCCGTCGTTCCTCGGTGAGACGCACTACGCCTTCCTGGGTTATGCGAAGAACTTTCGGCAGACGACGGCGAAGCGGCAGATGGATTATCTGCGGCAGATGGCTGGAAGCCGCGAGGGCGCGAAAGAGGTCAAGCTCTTCGGCCTGAACAAGTTCTTTACGGAACGCTTCCAGAGGCTGGCCAATCAGATTTATGTAGAAGATGTTGCGCTTTCTCGGGCGAAGCTGATCGTTGGCGGCTTATTGGGGATTATCGGGACGCTTGGGTACTACGGAGCATACGTTTACGTGATCTGGCGGACGCTGCGTGGCGGCTACAATCTCGCGGATTTCACTTTTCTGACCGCCGCGATTCAGCAGGCGAGCTCGAATCTACAGCAGGTCTTCTCGACGGCTTCGGGGATCGCGGATCAGGCGCTCTTTCTTACCGACTTGCTCGCGTTCTTCGAGATGGAGCCGCTGGTGCGTTCGAAGCCGAATGGACTGTCCACGCCTGAGCCGATCAAGCTGGGGTTTGAGTTCAAAAACGTCTCATTCACCTATCCGGGAACGAATCGGACGGTGCTGCACAACTTCAATTTTCACCTGCATCCGGGTGAGCGCATCGCGCTGATTGGCGAGAACGGGCAGGGCAAGACGACAGTCGTCAAGCTCATCACGCGGCTCTACGATCCGACCGAGGGGCAGATCCTGCTGGATGGGGTGGACCTGCGCGAGTACTCGCTGGAAGATCTGCACCGGCATATCGGGGTCATCTTTCAGGACTTCATGCGTTTCGAGATGACAGCTCGGGAGAATATTGCCGTGGGCCGCGTGGATCGTCAGCATCAGCAGGAGGATATCGAGTCCGCCGCGCATAAGAGCCTTGCTGATACGGTAGTCGCGAAGCTAGGCGGCGGCTACGACCAGATGCTCGGGCGACGGTTCGAGGGCGGAGTCGAACTCTCGGGTGGCGAGTGGCAGAAGATTGCTTTGGCTAGGGCGTACCTTCGAGATGCGGACTTGCTGATTCTCGATGAGCCTACTGCGGCGCTTGATGCTCGCAGTGAGCTGGAGGTCTTCGAGCGGTTCGCCGAGTTGACCGAGGGCAAGATGGCGCTGCTGATCTCGCATCGCTTCTCTACGGTGAGGATGGCTGACCGCATCGTCGTGCTTTCGGGCGGCCGCTTGATCGAAGAGGGCAATCATCAGAAGTTGATGGAAAAGGGCGGCCTCTATGCTGAGATGTTCGAGATGCAGGCCGCGAGTTATCGTTAG
- a CDS encoding M28 family peptidase: MMAMVRASKSLLVQGLGLLMMAQVGSVSAQSAQSAAPKPFTWTVKPEWVLAHEEFLASDVLAGRGSASRDEELTATYVASQFRGYGLTPAPGMTGYIQSADVVAPILDGKAAIGAGKVVLTEGQDMDLLFSSGMVVVGPIQRVVATQVGSTAVTKGAVVLITDMPRDGDTRKLFRSLSRSGAGMVIVPRNNSTQRFFQRIGGKTMVPVRLKDDEGTSEPTLAAISEAAAKKLDSVHDGEAATLILHVETKPRKTFNAIGFLAGSDPSSGTILLSAHLDHLGVGAPVNGDAIYNGANDDASGTTAVMELAHALTAGPRPKRSILFVCYGSEEAGELGSEYFGKHPPVPVKDLVTNLEFEMIGNQDPKMPKDTLLLTGWDRSNLGPTLKEHGAKLGPDPYPEEHFFERSDNYQLALEGVVAHTAAGWGVPPTYHQPNDDLAHLDVEFMTSAIQSLVQPIEWLATSDFKPAWLPGQQPKR, from the coding sequence ATGATGGCGATGGTCAGAGCTTCGAAGAGCCTGCTGGTGCAGGGCCTGGGACTACTTATGATGGCGCAAGTGGGCTCTGTTTCCGCACAGTCGGCGCAATCAGCAGCCCCAAAGCCCTTCACCTGGACGGTGAAGCCGGAGTGGGTGTTGGCGCACGAGGAGTTTCTGGCAAGCGACGTGCTGGCCGGGCGGGGCAGCGCGAGCCGCGATGAAGAGCTGACGGCGACCTATGTCGCATCGCAGTTTCGAGGCTATGGACTGACCCCGGCTCCTGGAATGACGGGCTATATTCAGAGCGCCGACGTCGTCGCGCCGATATTGGATGGAAAGGCAGCGATCGGGGCCGGGAAGGTTGTACTGACGGAGGGACAGGATATGGATCTGCTCTTTTCATCAGGAATGGTAGTGGTAGGACCAATTCAGCGGGTAGTGGCCACGCAAGTGGGAAGTACAGCGGTCACAAAGGGAGCGGTCGTCTTAATTACAGATATGCCAAGGGACGGCGATACACGGAAGCTGTTCAGATCTCTGAGCAGATCTGGTGCCGGGATGGTGATCGTGCCTCGGAACAACTCGACGCAGAGGTTTTTCCAGAGGATCGGGGGCAAGACGATGGTGCCGGTTCGGTTGAAGGACGACGAGGGAACATCGGAGCCGACGCTGGCGGCGATCAGCGAGGCTGCCGCAAAAAAGCTGGACAGCGTTCACGATGGCGAGGCGGCTACGCTGATACTGCATGTCGAGACAAAGCCCCGGAAGACCTTCAACGCGATTGGCTTTCTCGCAGGCAGCGACCCCTCCAGCGGAACGATTCTGCTGTCTGCCCATCTGGACCACCTAGGCGTTGGCGCGCCGGTCAATGGCGATGCGATCTATAACGGTGCGAACGACGACGCCAGCGGAACGACAGCAGTGATGGAGCTGGCGCACGCGCTGACGGCCGGACCAAGGCCAAAGCGCAGCATTCTCTTTGTCTGCTACGGAAGCGAAGAGGCAGGGGAGCTGGGCTCGGAGTACTTTGGCAAGCACCCGCCGGTGCCGGTTAAGGATCTCGTGACGAATCTCGAGTTCGAGATGATCGGCAATCAGGACCCGAAGATGCCGAAGGACACGCTGCTGCTAACGGGATGGGACCGGTCGAATCTAGGGCCAACATTGAAGGAGCATGGGGCAAAGCTGGGGCCGGACCCGTATCCGGAGGAGCATTTCTTCGAGCGGTCGGATAACTACCAGTTGGCTTTGGAAGGTGTCGTCGCGCATACCGCTGCGGGATGGGGTGTGCCACCGACCTACCACCAACCAAATGACGATCTGGCGCATCTGGATGTGGAGTTTATGACGTCGGCGATCCAATCGCTCGTGCAGCCGATCGAGTGGCTGGCGACGAGTGATTTCAAGCCGGCTTGGTTACCGGGGCAACAGCCGAAGCGGTAG
- a CDS encoding dipeptidase — MGQVEAAIGFARENKTRFVDELKALLRIPSVSTLPEHVDDVRQAAVFCATELKRIGMENVRLIETSEEERMIAASEGPAVLVPGRIGHPLVYAEWLGAAPAADGTPKPTVLCYGHYDVQPPDPLDEWKTPPFEPTERDGNLYARGAVDDKGQMWMHVKALESLFSVGGGELPVNVRVILEGEEEVGGEGIANYLREHGAALKADVALVSDTEMFAPELPTLCVGLRGMIYTEIEARGARTDLHSGMYGGAAPNPFVALAQVIAKLKDEDGKILIPGFYDKVQKPTADELKAWAALPFDEEHYRETEVGSVELTGEPGYSVMERTWARPTLDVHGMPGGFTGAGAKTVIPAKALAKVSLRLVPDMTPAESFAQYEAFVESLCPKGIELEVRLIHAGDPIVVSTDNVYVKAATDAMREVFGKETVFVRGGGSIPVVGDFVRNLKVPTVLMGFGLPDDNLHAPNEKFHLANFHRGIESIVRFLGGLS, encoded by the coding sequence ATGGGGCAGGTAGAAGCGGCGATTGGATTTGCGCGGGAGAACAAGACGCGGTTTGTCGATGAGTTGAAGGCGCTCTTGCGGATTCCTTCGGTGTCGACGCTGCCGGAGCATGTGGATGATGTGCGGCAGGCGGCCGTCTTTTGTGCGACAGAACTGAAGCGGATCGGCATGGAGAATGTCCGGCTGATCGAGACCTCGGAGGAGGAGCGGATGATCGCTGCCAGCGAGGGTCCTGCGGTGCTGGTGCCAGGTCGGATCGGACATCCGCTGGTGTACGCGGAATGGCTGGGCGCGGCGCCTGCGGCAGATGGAACGCCGAAGCCAACGGTGCTCTGCTACGGACACTACGATGTGCAACCGCCCGATCCGCTGGATGAGTGGAAGACGCCGCCATTCGAGCCAACGGAGCGAGACGGCAATCTGTATGCGCGCGGCGCAGTCGACGACAAGGGCCAGATGTGGATGCACGTAAAGGCACTGGAGTCCTTGTTTTCGGTGGGCGGCGGAGAACTGCCGGTGAATGTGCGGGTGATCCTCGAGGGCGAGGAGGAGGTTGGCGGGGAGGGAATCGCGAACTACCTGCGGGAGCACGGCGCGGCGCTCAAGGCGGATGTGGCGTTGGTGTCCGACACGGAGATGTTTGCGCCGGAGCTGCCGACCCTGTGCGTCGGGTTGCGCGGGATGATCTATACGGAGATCGAGGCTCGCGGAGCGCGGACGGATCTGCACTCGGGGATGTATGGCGGGGCGGCTCCAAACCCGTTTGTGGCTCTGGCGCAGGTGATTGCCAAGCTGAAGGACGAGGATGGGAAGATTTTGATCCCAGGCTTCTATGACAAGGTCCAAAAGCCGACGGCGGATGAGTTGAAGGCATGGGCAGCGCTGCCGTTCGACGAAGAGCACTACCGGGAGACCGAGGTGGGCTCAGTGGAGCTGACCGGCGAGCCGGGATACAGCGTGATGGAGCGGACCTGGGCGAGGCCGACGCTCGATGTGCATGGCATGCCGGGAGGGTTTACGGGTGCTGGCGCAAAGACAGTGATCCCGGCAAAGGCGCTGGCGAAGGTGAGCCTGCGGCTGGTCCCCGACATGACACCGGCGGAGAGCTTCGCCCAGTACGAGGCGTTCGTCGAATCACTTTGCCCGAAGGGGATTGAGCTGGAGGTGCGGCTGATCCACGCAGGCGACCCGATTGTGGTGAGTACGGATAACGTCTATGTGAAGGCCGCGACGGACGCCATGCGGGAGGTCTTCGGCAAGGAGACGGTGTTCGTGCGCGGCGGCGGGTCAATCCCGGTTGTAGGCGACTTCGTGCGCAACCTCAAAGTGCCTACGGTGCTGATGGGGTTCGGGTTGCCGGACGACAATCTGCATGCGCCGAACGAGAAGTTCCACTTGGCGAACTTTCATCGGGGGATTGAGTCGATCGTGCGGTTTCTGGGTGGGCTGAGCTGA
- the mobA gene encoding molybdenum cofactor guanylyltransferase, with translation MVAAEVSGYVLAGGKSSRMGRDKALLELAGRPLVQHAAEKLRLVCADVHILSGNEQLAAFGPLVADVHPGCGPLGGIEAALLHLRSTWSLILPVDVPFVTADFLAGWVAEIVATSAARVAMFTVDGRPQPTLCLLHQEVTPFVQRAVERGEFKLFPMLEEAGRMLAEAQSKRADEVFLNRSWNDGSMFANLNTPEEFAEAERQWAAVNAS, from the coding sequence ATGGTGGCTGCCGAGGTCAGCGGATATGTGCTGGCCGGGGGAAAGAGCTCGCGGATGGGGCGGGACAAGGCTCTTCTGGAGCTGGCAGGGAGGCCGCTGGTGCAGCACGCGGCCGAGAAACTGCGGCTGGTATGCGCGGACGTGCATATTCTGAGCGGCAACGAGCAGCTAGCGGCGTTCGGGCCGCTGGTGGCGGACGTGCATCCGGGGTGTGGGCCGCTGGGTGGGATCGAAGCGGCCCTGCTGCACTTGCGTTCGACGTGGAGTTTGATTCTGCCGGTGGATGTCCCGTTTGTGACTGCGGACTTTCTGGCGGGTTGGGTCGCGGAGATCGTCGCAACGAGCGCTGCGCGGGTGGCGATGTTTACGGTGGACGGACGGCCTCAGCCGACGCTTTGCCTCTTGCATCAAGAGGTGACGCCATTTGTCCAGCGTGCAGTGGAGCGGGGCGAGTTCAAACTGTTTCCGATGCTGGAGGAGGCGGGAAGAATGCTGGCAGAGGCTCAGAGCAAGCGCGCGGATGAGGTGTTTCTGAACCGTTCCTGGAACGATGGCTCGATGTTTGCCAACTTGAATACCCCGGAGGAGTTTGCCGAGGCCGAGAGACAGTGGGCGGCAGTCAATGCATCATAG
- a CDS encoding ABC transporter ATP-binding protein, whose translation MAEQDERKQEMLHKQRAPEEGEHNPEPASTIGSETDEHSPLTEDVSEDVAPMMEEFMEQAAAQNEAAADDIPDVKNKPGSYISFEKVSKAFGDFVVLEDVSFCVNPGETLCILGRSGVGKSVSLQMLLGFLKPDRGMIRVAGEDICGFNERQLQTIRRKVTMVFQNGALFDSITVGENVAFPLRERGELGEEQIFQVVKGLLEMVGVAGMDNLLPSDLSTGMKRSVAIARALAAQPEAILYDEPTTMVDPLMGHLLGDLIERLKQQLHLTSIVVTHDMRFAKKLADRVVFLHQGKAHFFGTMEEMEQSDDEILKEFLTLDELVLPA comes from the coding sequence ATGGCAGAGCAGGACGAGCGGAAACAGGAGATGCTGCACAAGCAGCGTGCCCCGGAAGAGGGAGAGCATAACCCGGAACCCGCAAGCACGATCGGTTCGGAGACGGACGAGCATTCGCCGCTGACGGAGGATGTGTCCGAGGACGTGGCTCCCATGATGGAGGAGTTCATGGAGCAGGCTGCGGCTCAAAACGAGGCCGCGGCGGACGATATTCCGGATGTGAAGAATAAGCCGGGGTCGTATATCTCCTTCGAAAAGGTGTCGAAGGCGTTTGGCGACTTTGTGGTGCTCGAAGATGTGAGCTTCTGCGTGAATCCGGGAGAGACGCTGTGCATTCTCGGGCGAAGCGGCGTGGGTAAGTCCGTATCCTTACAGATGCTGCTGGGATTTCTGAAGCCGGATCGCGGGATGATTCGGGTGGCGGGAGAGGATATCTGCGGCTTCAACGAGCGGCAGTTGCAGACGATCCGGCGGAAGGTCACGATGGTCTTCCAGAACGGGGCTCTATTCGACTCGATTACAGTGGGAGAGAATGTGGCGTTTCCACTGCGGGAGCGAGGGGAGTTGGGCGAGGAGCAGATCTTTCAGGTGGTGAAGGGGTTGCTGGAGATGGTAGGGGTGGCAGGGATGGACAATCTGCTGCCATCGGACCTGTCGACAGGGATGAAGCGGTCGGTGGCCATTGCACGGGCGCTGGCGGCACAGCCGGAGGCGATCCTGTACGATGAGCCAACGACGATGGTCGATCCGCTGATGGGGCATCTTCTGGGCGACCTGATCGAACGTTTGAAGCAACAATTGCATCTCACCAGCATCGTAGTCACCCATGACATGCGGTTCGCAAAGAAACTGGCGGACCGGGTCGTTTTTCTCCATCAAGGGAAGGCGCACTTTTTCGGTACGATGGAAGAAATGGAACAAAGCGACGATGAGATACTGAAAGAGTTTTTAACACTGGACGAATTAGTGCTTCCGGCCTAA
- a CDS encoding sugar transferase: protein MATPDYLQQVIISGRRRTAGAASRGSAVFGIFRRPSVTSLVWASLDLLTAMVAGIVAIRIRVILPAYLEGMKVDHPLEWSSPRILMLYMAWYALCLILFSRSYGLYGPIQNRGGLHEQRMTLQSALVAGLLLCGTLYLSRGLVMSRAVVMMMVVLTAGLLCARRAIWRRMVYSRYKEGLETRNVLIVGAGRVAHALRNHLESLQHMGFRFKGFVALTEHEAESGDADVIGDVRNCLSLARSLFVDEIFFSVPAEKKLVINLVEGARAAGIDVRVVPDLYDGLAWNAPIEYIGQFPTIPLHRRDFPLGAFLFKRVLDLTLSGIALAVASPLLLAIAIAIRIDSPGPIFYRAARIGRKGRTFTCFKFRTMVPDADSLKADLEHMNEREGVLFKIADDPRVTKVGRILRKYSLDELPQFYNVVRGDMSLVGPRPPIAAEVEQYDLSHLRRLDVLPGITGLWQVEARQDPSFDSYISLDSAYVENWTVWLDVKILVRTIGVVFSGTGS from the coding sequence ATGGCGACACCGGATTACCTGCAACAGGTCATTATCTCGGGCAGGAGAAGAACGGCGGGCGCCGCGAGTCGCGGCTCTGCGGTCTTTGGGATATTTCGGAGGCCGTCTGTTACAAGCCTGGTGTGGGCCTCTCTCGACCTGTTGACGGCCATGGTTGCCGGCATTGTGGCTATTCGAATACGGGTGATTCTGCCGGCGTATCTCGAAGGGATGAAGGTCGATCATCCACTGGAGTGGAGCTCTCCCCGGATATTGATGTTGTACATGGCGTGGTATGCGCTGTGCCTGATCCTGTTCTCTCGTTCGTATGGATTGTATGGTCCGATCCAAAACCGGGGCGGCCTGCATGAGCAGCGTATGACGCTGCAATCGGCGCTGGTGGCGGGGCTGCTGCTGTGCGGAACGCTCTACCTCTCGCGTGGACTGGTAATGTCGCGCGCGGTGGTGATGATGATGGTGGTGCTGACGGCGGGGTTGCTCTGCGCACGCCGGGCCATTTGGCGGCGAATGGTGTATAGCCGCTACAAGGAGGGGCTGGAGACGCGGAATGTCCTGATCGTCGGGGCGGGCCGGGTGGCTCATGCGCTGCGCAACCATCTCGAGTCGTTACAGCACATGGGCTTCCGGTTCAAGGGATTTGTCGCGCTGACAGAGCATGAGGCCGAGTCGGGCGATGCGGATGTGATCGGCGATGTCCGGAACTGCCTTTCACTGGCACGATCGCTCTTTGTCGACGAGATCTTTTTTTCGGTCCCGGCAGAGAAGAAGCTGGTCATCAATCTGGTCGAAGGAGCGCGGGCGGCGGGAATTGATGTGCGCGTGGTTCCGGATCTGTATGACGGGTTGGCCTGGAATGCACCGATCGAGTATATCGGCCAGTTTCCGACGATTCCGCTGCACCGCCGAGACTTCCCGCTGGGTGCGTTCCTGTTCAAGAGAGTGCTTGACCTAACCCTGTCGGGGATTGCTCTGGCTGTGGCCTCTCCGCTGCTCCTGGCGATCGCGATTGCGATCCGTATCGATTCTCCGGGTCCGATCTTCTATCGTGCGGCCCGAATCGGACGCAAGGGACGAACGTTTACCTGTTTCAAGTTCCGGACGATGGTGCCGGATGCAGATAGTTTGAAGGCCGATCTCGAGCATATGAACGAGCGCGAGGGCGTGCTGTTCAAGATTGCGGATGATCCCCGGGTGACGAAGGTTGGGCGGATTCTTCGGAAGTACTCACTCGACGAATTGCCTCAGTTTTATAATGTGGTGCGGGGCGATATGAGTCTGGTGGGGCCGCGGCCCCCGATTGCGGCCGAGGTGGAGCAGTACGACCTGTCGCACCTGCGGCGGCTCGATGTGCTGCCGGGCATCACTGGCCTGTGGCAGGTGGAAGCACGGCAGGACCCTTCGTTCGACAGCTATATCTCGCTCGATTCAGCCTACGTGGAGAATTGGACGGTGTGGCTCGACGTGAAGATTCTGGTGCGGACGATCGGCGTGGTCTTCAGCGGGACAGGCTCCTGA
- a CDS encoding NAD+ synthase, whose amino-acid sequence MKIALAQINPTVGDFSGNTAKILDYALQAAEAGAELAVFPELSVCGYPPADFLEKAAFLARADQAVAELAAWTATPGATAILCGTVMPANSAEGKHVRNVAVLLRGGKVSFVQQKMLLPFYDVFDEQRYFDPAAEQSLTSVGEQALAITICEDAWNDKGFWARRFYPLDPVEKLMQRWNSSSPRVILNISASPYWQCKRQVREEMLAALAQRHGAIVAMVNQVGGNDSLIFDGSSLVIAPDGRVMARGASFAEDLVYFDTNAASGAASVLGDEIAATWDALVLGTRDYVQKCGFSKALVGLSGGIDSALVAAIAVEALGAENVMGIGMPSEYSSDGSKDDAHALAANLGIRLEMLPIHDVFEQYQTTLEPLFAGTPFGLAEENLQSRIRGGLLMALSNKFGALVLTTGNKSEMSTGYCTLYGDMVGALAVIGDVMKTRVYKLSEYANREREVIPRATIEKPPSAELRPGQMDTDSLPPYEVLDPILEAYVERYLSAEQIARERGVEVGLVRSVLKLVERSEYKRQQAAPVLKVTRKSFGMGRRFPIAVKVQV is encoded by the coding sequence GTGAAGATTGCACTGGCCCAGATCAACCCCACGGTAGGGGACTTTAGCGGAAATACAGCGAAGATTCTTGACTATGCACTGCAAGCAGCCGAGGCTGGCGCAGAGCTTGCGGTCTTCCCCGAGCTTTCGGTGTGCGGCTACCCTCCTGCGGATTTCCTGGAGAAGGCTGCATTTCTGGCGCGTGCCGATCAAGCCGTCGCGGAGCTGGCGGCGTGGACCGCGACTCCAGGAGCAACGGCGATCCTGTGCGGGACGGTGATGCCTGCGAATTCGGCTGAAGGTAAGCATGTGCGGAATGTGGCGGTGCTGCTGCGCGGCGGTAAGGTGAGCTTCGTGCAGCAGAAGATGCTGCTGCCCTTCTATGACGTCTTCGATGAGCAACGGTACTTCGATCCGGCGGCGGAGCAGTCATTGACTTCAGTGGGAGAGCAAGCTCTGGCGATCACGATCTGCGAAGATGCGTGGAACGACAAAGGCTTCTGGGCGCGGCGCTTTTATCCGCTCGATCCGGTGGAGAAGCTGATGCAGCGGTGGAATTCGAGCTCTCCACGGGTCATCCTGAATATCTCGGCGTCGCCGTACTGGCAGTGCAAGCGGCAGGTGCGCGAGGAGATGCTGGCGGCGCTGGCGCAACGTCATGGCGCGATCGTGGCGATGGTCAATCAGGTCGGCGGAAACGACAGTTTGATCTTCGATGGATCGTCGCTGGTGATCGCTCCGGACGGACGTGTGATGGCGCGAGGCGCGTCGTTCGCGGAGGATCTGGTTTACTTCGATACGAATGCGGCTTCTGGAGCGGCATCCGTCTTGGGCGATGAGATCGCCGCGACCTGGGACGCGCTGGTGCTGGGAACGCGCGACTACGTGCAGAAGTGTGGCTTCAGCAAGGCGTTGGTGGGATTGAGCGGCGGCATCGACTCGGCTCTGGTGGCGGCGATTGCCGTAGAGGCATTGGGCGCGGAGAATGTAATGGGCATCGGGATGCCGAGCGAATACTCCTCCGATGGCTCGAAGGACGATGCGCACGCGCTGGCGGCGAACCTCGGCATCAGGCTGGAGATGCTGCCGATCCATGATGTGTTTGAACAGTATCAAACGACGCTCGAGCCGTTGTTTGCCGGAACGCCATTCGGGCTGGCCGAGGAGAATCTACAGTCGCGGATTCGCGGCGGGTTGCTGATGGCTCTGTCGAACAAGTTCGGCGCGCTTGTCCTGACGACGGGCAACAAGAGCGAGATGTCGACAGGCTACTGCACGCTGTACGGCGACATGGTCGGCGCGCTGGCGGTGATCGGCGATGTGATGAAGACGCGAGTATACAAGCTGAGCGAGTATGCGAATCGTGAACGCGAGGTGATTCCGCGGGCGACGATTGAGAAGCCGCCATCGGCCGAGCTGCGCCCGGGACAGATGGATACGGACTCGCTGCCGCCCTACGAGGTCCTGGACCCGATACTCGAGGCGTATGTGGAGCGGTATCTTTCAGCGGAGCAGATTGCCCGTGAGCGGGGTGTCGAGGTCGGGCTCGTACGTTCGGTGTTGAAGCTGGTCGAGCGGAGTGAGTACAAGCGGCAGCAGGCGGCTCCCGTGCTGAAGGTGACGCGAAAATCGTTCGGCATGGGCCGACGATTTCCTATTGCGGTGAAGGTTCAGGTCTAA